From a single Leclercia sp. AS011 genomic region:
- a CDS encoding GDP-mannose mannosyl hydrolase — MFLSQEDFATVVRSTPLISIDLIVENERGEFLLGQRTNRPAQGYWFVPGGRVQKDETLENAFARLTEAELGLRLPMTAGQFYGVWQHFYDDNFSGTGFTTHYVVIGYRLQVNEADLRLPDSQHDDYRWLKPDALLASDNVHDNSRAYFLNQSGVPGL, encoded by the coding sequence ATGTTTTTAAGTCAGGAAGATTTTGCCACTGTGGTGCGTTCCACACCGCTGATCTCCATCGATCTGATTGTGGAGAACGAGCGGGGTGAGTTCCTGCTCGGGCAACGCACCAACCGTCCGGCACAGGGCTACTGGTTCGTGCCGGGCGGGCGGGTGCAGAAAGACGAGACGCTGGAAAATGCTTTCGCGCGTCTCACTGAGGCGGAGTTGGGGCTGCGCCTGCCGATGACGGCGGGGCAGTTCTACGGCGTCTGGCAGCACTTCTATGACGACAACTTTTCCGGCACCGGTTTCACCACCCACTACGTGGTGATTGGGTATCGCCTGCAGGTGAATGAGGCAGACCTGCGTCTGCCTGATTCCCAGCACGACGATTACCGCTGGCTGAAGCCGGATGCCCTGCTGGCAAGCGATAACGTGCATGACAATAGCCGCGCCTACTTCCTGAATCAGTCAGGGGTGCCGGGTCTATGA
- the cpsG gene encoding colanic acid biosynthesis phosphomannomutase CpsG, with protein MQKLTCFKAYDIRGKLGEELNEDIAWRIGRAYGEYLKPKTIVLGGDVRLTSESLKLALAKGLQDAGVNVLDIGLSGTEEIYFATFHLGVDGGIEVTASHNPMDYNGMKLVREGARPISGDTGLRDVQRLAEANDFPPVNEAKRGSYKKIDLRAAYIDHLLGYINLANLKPLKLVINSGNGAAGPVVDALEARFKALNVPVTFVKVHNTPDGNFPNGIPNPLLPECRADTRNAVIEHGADMGIAFDGDFDRCFLFDEKGQFIEGYYIVGLLAEAFLEKNPGSRIIHDPRLSWNTVDVVSAAGGTPVMSKTGHAFIKERMREEDAIYGGEMSAHHYFRDFAYCDSGMIPWLLVTELLCLKGQSLGELVRDRMAAFPASGEINSTLAAPAEAIARVEHHFALHALEIDRTDGISMTFPQWRFNLRSSNTEPVVRLNVESRADAALMAARTQDIMALLNQ; from the coding sequence ATGCAAAAATTAACCTGTTTTAAAGCCTACGATATTCGCGGCAAGCTCGGTGAAGAGCTGAATGAGGACATTGCGTGGCGCATTGGCCGCGCGTACGGCGAATACTTAAAGCCGAAAACCATCGTGCTGGGCGGCGACGTGCGCCTGACCAGCGAATCCCTGAAGCTGGCGCTGGCGAAAGGGCTGCAGGACGCGGGCGTCAACGTGCTGGACATCGGTTTGTCCGGCACCGAAGAGATCTACTTTGCCACCTTCCATTTAGGCGTTGACGGCGGGATCGAAGTGACCGCCAGCCATAACCCGATGGACTACAACGGCATGAAGCTGGTGCGCGAGGGTGCCCGCCCAATCAGCGGCGACACCGGTCTGCGCGACGTGCAGCGTCTGGCGGAAGCCAACGACTTCCCGCCGGTGAACGAAGCAAAGCGCGGCAGCTACAAAAAAATCGACCTGCGTGCGGCCTATATCGACCACCTGCTGGGCTACATCAACCTGGCGAACCTCAAGCCACTGAAGCTGGTCATCAACTCCGGTAACGGCGCGGCAGGCCCGGTGGTGGATGCCCTGGAAGCCCGCTTTAAAGCGCTTAACGTGCCGGTCACCTTCGTGAAAGTCCACAACACCCCGGACGGCAACTTCCCGAACGGCATCCCGAACCCGCTGCTGCCCGAGTGCCGGGCCGATACCCGCAACGCGGTAATTGAGCACGGCGCAGACATGGGCATCGCCTTTGATGGCGACTTCGACCGCTGTTTCCTGTTCGACGAAAAAGGGCAGTTTATCGAGGGCTACTACATTGTCGGCCTGCTGGCAGAAGCATTCCTCGAGAAAAACCCCGGCTCACGCATCATTCACGACCCGCGCCTCTCCTGGAACACGGTGGATGTGGTGTCTGCGGCGGGCGGCACTCCGGTGATGTCCAAAACCGGCCATGCGTTTATCAAGGAGCGGATGCGCGAAGAGGATGCGATTTACGGCGGCGAGATGAGCGCCCATCACTACTTCCGCGATTTTGCCTACTGCGACAGCGGGATGATCCCGTGGCTGCTGGTCACCGAACTGCTGTGCCTGAAGGGCCAGTCGCTGGGTGAACTGGTGCGTGACCGGATGGCGGCCTTCCCGGCGAGCGGGGAGATCAACAGCACTCTCGCGGCCCCGGCCGAGGCGATTGCCCGCGTGGAGCACCACTTTGCCCTGCACGCCCTGGAGATTGACCGTACCGACGGGATCAGCATGACCTTCCCTCAGTGGCGCTTTAACCTGCGCTCGTCGAACACCGAGCCGGTAGTGCGCCTGAACGTGGAATCCCGCGCCGATGCGGCGCTGATGGCGGCGCGAACGCAGGACATTATGGCGCTGTTGAATCAGTAA
- the wcaI gene encoding colanic acid biosynthesis fucosyltransferase WcaI: protein MKILVYGINYSPELTGIGKYTGEMVEWMASQGHEVRVITAPPYYPEWKVGERYSSWRYRREEGAATVWRCPLYVPKQPSTLKRLIHLGSFALSSFFPLMAQRRWKPDRIIGVVPTLFCTPGMRLLGKLSGARTLLHIQDYEVDAMLGLGMAGKGKGGKVAKLASAFERSGLHNVDYVSTISRSMMNKAQEKGVAAEKVIFFPNWSEVARFRDVTPEDVAALRAQLGLAEAQKIVLYSGNIGEKQGLENVIDAAAALSDKPWQFVIVGQGGGKARLEKMARERGLQNVQFFPLQSYDALPALLKMADCHLVVQKRGAADAVLPSKLTNILAVGGNAVITAEAHTELGQLCDTLPGIAVCVEPESVPALVAGIEQALTMPKENRVARDYAERTLEKENVLSQFIADIRG from the coding sequence ATGAAAATATTGGTGTACGGCATCAATTACTCGCCGGAACTCACCGGTATCGGCAAATACACCGGCGAGATGGTGGAGTGGATGGCCAGCCAGGGTCATGAGGTGCGGGTCATTACGGCCCCGCCTTACTACCCGGAGTGGAAAGTCGGCGAGCGCTATTCAAGCTGGCGCTACCGCCGCGAAGAGGGGGCCGCCACCGTCTGGCGCTGCCCGCTGTACGTGCCGAAGCAGCCCTCCACCTTAAAGCGTTTGATTCATCTGGGCAGTTTTGCCCTGAGCAGTTTCTTCCCGCTGATGGCGCAACGTCGCTGGAAGCCGGATCGCATTATCGGCGTGGTGCCGACCCTGTTTTGTACCCCGGGCATGCGCCTGCTGGGCAAACTCTCCGGGGCGCGCACCCTGCTGCACATTCAGGATTATGAAGTGGACGCCATGCTCGGTCTGGGCATGGCGGGCAAAGGCAAGGGCGGCAAAGTCGCGAAACTGGCCAGCGCCTTCGAGCGCAGCGGCCTGCACAACGTGGATTATGTCTCGACCATCTCCCGCTCAATGATGAACAAGGCGCAGGAGAAGGGCGTGGCGGCGGAGAAGGTGATCTTCTTCCCTAACTGGTCTGAAGTGGCGCGTTTTCGCGACGTCACACCTGAAGACGTCGCGGCGCTGCGCGCTCAGCTGGGTCTGGCTGAAGCGCAAAAGATTGTGCTCTATTCCGGCAATATCGGTGAGAAGCAGGGGCTGGAGAACGTTATCGACGCCGCCGCAGCGCTCAGCGATAAGCCATGGCAGTTTGTGATTGTCGGCCAGGGGGGCGGTAAAGCGCGGCTGGAGAAGATGGCCCGCGAACGCGGCCTGCAGAACGTTCAGTTCTTCCCGCTGCAGTCTTACGACGCCTTACCGGCGCTGCTGAAGATGGCCGATTGCCATCTGGTGGTGCAAAAGCGCGGCGCGGCGGATGCGGTTCTGCCCTCCAAGCTGACCAATATTCTGGCGGTGGGCGGCAACGCCGTGATCACCGCCGAAGCCCACACCGAACTGGGCCAGCTGTGCGACACCCTGCCGGGGATCGCCGTGTGCGTGGAGCCCGAGTCGGTGCCCGCGCTGGTAGCCGGGATCGAACAGGCGCTGACGATGCCCAAAGAGAACAGGGTCGCCCGTGACTATGCCGAACGCACGCTCGAGAAAGAGAACGTGCTGAGCCAGTTTATTGCAGATATTCGGGGATAA
- the wcaK gene encoding colanic acid biosynthesis pyruvyl transferase WcaK — protein sequence MKLLILGNHTCGNRGDSAILRGLLDAIYTLSPETEVDVMSRYPVSSSWLLNRPVMGDPLYSQMKQHNNAAGVMGRVKKVLRRRYQHQVLLSRVTDTGKLRNIAIAQGFTDFVRLLSGYDAIIQVGGSFFVDLYGVPQFEHALCTFMAKKPLFMVGHSVGPFQDPQFNQLANYVFGHCDALILRESVSLNLMQRSEIDTTKVEQGVDTAWLVDHQEANFTPSYAVQHWLNVVGQQKTVAITLRELAPFDKRLGTTQAAYEKAFAEVVNRVLDSGYQVLALSTCTGIDSYNKDDRMVALNLRQHVSDPSRYHVVMDELNDLEMGKLLGACDLTVGTRLHSAIISMNFGTPAIAINYEHKSAGIMQQLGMPEMAVDIRHLLDGSLGAMVGDTLGQLPAINERLAVAVKAERENGIRMVKSVLDRVGEGK from the coding sequence ATGAAATTACTGATTCTGGGCAACCATACCTGTGGTAACCGTGGTGACAGCGCCATTCTGCGCGGCCTGCTGGATGCTATTTACACCTTGTCCCCTGAGACCGAGGTCGATGTGATGAGCCGCTACCCGGTGAGCTCCTCCTGGCTGCTGAACCGTCCGGTGATGGGCGATCCGCTCTACAGCCAGATGAAGCAGCATAACAATGCCGCGGGCGTGATGGGCCGGGTGAAAAAGGTACTGCGCCGCCGCTACCAGCACCAGGTGCTGCTGTCGCGTGTGACCGACACCGGCAAGCTGCGCAATATCGCTATCGCCCAGGGCTTTACCGATTTTGTCCGTCTGCTCTCCGGCTACGACGCCATCATTCAGGTGGGCGGCTCCTTCTTCGTTGACCTGTACGGCGTGCCGCAGTTCGAGCATGCGCTCTGCACCTTTATGGCGAAAAAACCGCTGTTTATGGTCGGCCACAGCGTCGGGCCGTTCCAGGATCCCCAGTTTAACCAGCTGGCGAACTACGTGTTTGGCCACTGCGATGCCCTGATCCTGCGTGAGTCGGTGAGCCTGAATCTGATGCAGCGCAGCGAGATCGATACCACCAAAGTGGAGCAGGGGGTGGACACCGCCTGGCTGGTGGATCATCAGGAGGCGAACTTTACCCCCAGCTATGCCGTGCAGCACTGGCTGAACGTGGTGGGGCAGCAAAAAACCGTCGCCATCACCTTGCGCGAGCTGGCCCCGTTCGACAAGCGTCTGGGTACCACCCAGGCGGCCTATGAAAAGGCCTTTGCCGAGGTGGTTAACCGGGTGCTGGACAGCGGCTACCAGGTGCTGGCGCTCTCTACCTGTACCGGGATCGACAGCTACAACAAGGATGACCGCATGGTAGCGCTCAACCTGCGCCAGCACGTCAGCGATCCGTCCCGCTACCACGTGGTGATGGACGAACTCAACGACCTCGAGATGGGTAAACTGCTGGGAGCCTGCGATCTGACCGTGGGTACCCGTCTGCATTCGGCGATCATCTCCATGAACTTCGGCACGCCAGCCATCGCCATTAACTACGAACACAAATCTGCCGGGATCATGCAGCAGCTGGGCATGCCGGAGATGGCGGTGGATATCCGTCATCTGCTCGATGGCTCCCTGGGCGCGATGGTGGGCGACACCCTGGGCCAGCTGCCGGCCATCAACGAACGCCTGGCGGTGGCGGTGAAAGCCGAACGTGAAAACGGCATCAGAATGGTGAAATCGGTGCTGGATCGGGTCGGGGAGGGCAAATGA
- the cpsB gene encoding mannose-1-phosphate guanyltransferase, giving the protein MSKNTLYPVVMAGGSGSRLWPLSRVLYPKQFLCLKGELTMLQTTVNRLQGVECESPVVICNEQHRFIVAEQLRQLNKLTENIILEPAGRNTAPAIALAALAAQRSSSDCDPLMLVLAADHVIQQEEAFRDAVRAAIPYAESGKLVTFGIVPDLPETGYGYIRRGNVTPGEGDSLAFDVAQFVEKPNMETAQAYVASGEYYWNSGMFLFRAGRYLEELEKYRPDILNACQQAMATVDPDLDFIRVDEAAFLACPEESVDYAVMERTADAVVVPMDAGWSDVGSWSSLWEISAQTPEGNVHHGDVISHKTENSYVYAESGLVTTVGVKDLVVVQTKDAVLIADRNAVQDVKKVVEQIKADGRHEHHIHREVYRPWGKYDSIDEGDRYQVKRITVKPGEGLSVQMHHHRAEHWVVVAGTAKVTIDEVVTLLGENESIYIPLGATHCLENPGKIPLDLIEVRSGSYLEEDDIVRFEDRYGRV; this is encoded by the coding sequence ATGAGTAAAAATACGTTGTACCCGGTGGTAATGGCAGGTGGCTCTGGTAGCCGGTTGTGGCCGCTCTCCCGCGTGCTCTATCCAAAACAGTTCCTCTGCCTGAAAGGGGAACTCACCATGCTGCAGACGACGGTGAACCGTCTGCAGGGTGTGGAGTGCGAAAGCCCGGTGGTGATCTGTAACGAACAGCACCGTTTTATCGTCGCCGAGCAGCTGCGTCAGCTGAACAAGCTGACCGAAAACATCATTCTTGAGCCTGCCGGACGCAACACCGCCCCGGCCATCGCTCTGGCAGCGCTGGCAGCCCAGCGCAGCAGCTCGGATTGCGATCCCCTGATGCTGGTGCTGGCAGCGGATCACGTGATCCAGCAGGAAGAGGCCTTCCGCGACGCCGTGCGCGCCGCCATTCCTTATGCCGAAAGCGGCAAGCTGGTGACCTTCGGCATCGTGCCGGATCTGCCGGAAACTGGCTATGGCTACATTCGCCGTGGCAACGTTACGCCGGGCGAGGGCGACAGCCTGGCCTTTGACGTGGCGCAGTTTGTCGAGAAACCGAATATGGAAACCGCCCAGGCCTACGTCGCCAGCGGTGAGTATTACTGGAACAGCGGCATGTTCCTGTTCCGCGCCGGACGTTATCTGGAAGAGCTGGAGAAGTATCGTCCGGATATCCTGAACGCCTGTCAGCAGGCCATGGCTACCGTTGACCCGGATCTGGACTTTATTCGCGTCGATGAAGCCGCGTTCCTTGCCTGCCCGGAAGAGTCGGTGGATTACGCGGTAATGGAACGTACCGCCGATGCGGTGGTGGTGCCGATGGATGCGGGCTGGAGCGACGTCGGCTCCTGGTCTTCCCTGTGGGAGATCAGCGCCCAGACGCCGGAAGGCAACGTCCATCACGGTGACGTGATCAGCCATAAAACTGAAAACAGCTACGTCTACGCCGAGTCCGGGCTGGTGACCACCGTCGGGGTTAAGGATCTTGTCGTCGTACAGACCAAAGATGCGGTGCTGATTGCCGATCGCAACGCGGTGCAGGACGTCAAAAAAGTCGTCGAGCAGATTAAGGCCGATGGCCGCCATGAGCACCACATTCACCGGGAAGTTTACCGTCCGTGGGGCAAATACGACTCCATCGACGAAGGCGATCGCTACCAGGTCAAACGCATCACCGTTAAGCCGGGCGAAGGGCTGTCGGTGCAGATGCACCATCACCGCGCCGAGCACTGGGTGGTGGTGGCGGGAACCGCCAAAGTGACCATCGACGAGGTGGTGACGCTGCTGGGTGAAAACGAATCCATTTACATCCCTTTAGGCGCGACCCACTGCCTGGAAAATCCGGGGAAAATCCCGCTCGACCTGATTGAAGTGCGCTCCGGCTCGTACCTGGAAGAGGACGATATTGTCCGCTTTGAGGACAGATACGGCCGGGTTTAG
- the wcaJ gene encoding undecaprenyl-phosphate glucose phosphotransferase produces the protein MTNLKKRERAKTNASLISMVQRFSDITIMFGGLWMVCKLSGLPFLYMHLLMALIALVVFQMIGGMTDFYRSWRGVKITTELLLLLQNWTLSQVFSFGLVAFNNDFDNRFATYFAWYLLTSVGMVVCRSLIRFGAGWLRNRGYNTRRVAVAGSLPAGLALLDGFRKEPWLGFDVVGVYHDAQPGGVSADWAGNYSQLVDDAKAGKIHNVYIAMPMSDEARIKTLMHKLADTTCSVILIPDVFTFNILHSRIEEVNGVPVVPLYDTPLSGLNRVLKRMEDIVLSSMILLLISPVLCAIALAVKLSSKGPVIFRQTRYGMDGKPIMVWKFRSMKVMENDEVVTQATQNDPRVTRVGNFLRRTSLDELPQFINVLTGGMSIVGPRPHAVAHNEQYRTLIEGYMLRHKVKPGITGWAQINGWRGETDTLEKMEKRIEFDLEYIREWSLWFDIKIVFLTVFKGFVNKAAY, from the coding sequence ATGACAAATCTAAAAAAGCGCGAGCGAGCCAAAACGAATGCATCGTTAATCTCTATGGTGCAGCGTTTTTCTGATATCACCATCATGTTCGGTGGCTTGTGGATGGTGTGTAAACTCAGCGGGCTGCCCTTCCTCTACATGCACCTGCTGATGGCGCTCATCGCGCTGGTCGTCTTCCAGATGATCGGCGGGATGACCGACTTCTACCGTTCATGGCGTGGCGTCAAAATCACCACCGAGCTCCTGCTGCTGTTGCAGAACTGGACTTTAAGCCAGGTCTTCAGCTTCGGGCTGGTCGCCTTCAACAACGACTTTGATAATCGCTTTGCCACCTATTTTGCCTGGTACCTGCTCACCAGCGTGGGGATGGTGGTCTGCCGCTCGCTGATCCGCTTCGGCGCGGGCTGGCTGCGTAACCGCGGCTACAACACCCGCCGGGTGGCGGTGGCCGGGAGTCTGCCAGCCGGGCTGGCGCTGCTCGACGGCTTTCGTAAAGAGCCGTGGCTGGGGTTTGATGTGGTCGGGGTCTATCACGATGCACAGCCCGGCGGCGTCTCGGCTGACTGGGCCGGTAACTATTCTCAGCTGGTGGACGATGCTAAAGCGGGCAAGATCCACAACGTCTACATCGCCATGCCGATGAGCGACGAGGCCAGAATCAAAACCCTGATGCACAAACTGGCGGATACCACCTGCTCGGTGATCCTCATCCCCGATGTCTTCACCTTTAACATCCTGCACTCCCGCATCGAAGAGGTGAACGGCGTGCCGGTAGTGCCGCTGTATGACACGCCGCTCTCCGGGCTCAACCGGGTGCTGAAACGCATGGAGGACATCGTCCTGTCGTCGATGATCCTGCTGCTGATCTCTCCGGTGCTCTGCGCCATTGCCCTGGCGGTGAAGCTCAGCTCTAAGGGGCCGGTGATCTTCCGTCAGACCCGCTACGGCATGGACGGTAAGCCGATCATGGTGTGGAAATTCCGCTCCATGAAGGTGATGGAGAACGACGAGGTGGTGACCCAGGCCACGCAGAACGACCCGCGCGTGACCCGCGTCGGTAACTTCCTGCGCCGCACCTCCCTCGACGAACTGCCGCAGTTTATTAATGTATTAACCGGGGGCATGTCGATTGTCGGCCCGCGTCCCCATGCGGTGGCGCATAACGAGCAGTATCGCACCCTGATTGAAGGCTACATGCTGCGCCACAAAGTGAAACCGGGCATTACCGGCTGGGCGCAGATCAACGGCTGGCGCGGCGAAACCGACACCCTGGAGAAGATGGAAAAACGCATTGAGTTCGACCTGGAGTACATCCGCGAGTGGAGCCTCTGGTTCGATATCAAAATCGTTTTTCTCACCGTCTTCAAGGGCTTTGTGAACAAAGCGGCGTACTAA
- the wzxC gene encoding colanic acid undecaprenyl disphosphate flippase WzxC codes for MSLREKTLSGAKWSAIATVIIIGLGLVQMTVLARIIDNHQFGLLTVSLVIIALADTLSDFGIANSIIQRKEISQLELTTLYWLNVGLGVLVFVALFLLSDVIADALNNPELAPLMRALSFAFVVIPHGQQFRALMQKELEFSKIGMIETSAVLAGFTFTVVSAHFWPLAMTAILGYLVNSAVRTLLFGYFGRKIYRPGFQFSLASVSSNLRFGAWLTADSIINYVNTNLSTLVLARTLGASVAGGFNLAWNVAVVPPMKLNPIITRVLFPAFAKIQDDTEKLRINFYKLLSVVGIINFPTLLGLMVVSGNLVPLVFGEKWVSIVPILQLLCVVGLLRAVGNPIGSLLMAKARVDISFKFNVFKTFLFIPAIVIGGHLAGAMGVTLGFLLVQIINTVLSYFVMIKPVLGSSYRQYMLSLWLPFYLSLPTLAVSYGLGLALNGHLPLAALVAVQVAAGALAFAVMIVLSRNALVVEIKRQFCRNEKIKTLLRAG; via the coding sequence ATGAGCTTACGTGAAAAAACCCTCAGCGGGGCAAAGTGGTCGGCTATCGCCACGGTGATCATCATCGGCCTCGGGCTGGTGCAGATGACGGTGCTGGCGCGCATTATCGATAACCACCAGTTTGGCCTGCTGACGGTCTCACTGGTGATCATCGCCCTGGCCGATACGCTGTCTGACTTCGGCATCGCCAACTCCATTATTCAGCGTAAGGAGATTAGCCAGCTGGAGCTGACTACCCTCTACTGGCTGAACGTCGGCCTTGGGGTGCTGGTATTCGTCGCACTTTTCCTGCTCAGTGATGTTATTGCTGACGCGCTGAACAACCCGGAGCTGGCGCCGCTGATGCGCGCTCTGTCGTTCGCGTTTGTGGTGATCCCTCACGGGCAGCAGTTCCGCGCCCTGATGCAAAAGGAGCTGGAGTTCAGCAAAATCGGCATGATTGAGACCAGCGCGGTACTGGCCGGATTTACCTTTACCGTGGTGAGCGCCCATTTCTGGCCGCTGGCGATGACTGCTATCCTCGGCTATCTGGTGAACTCTGCCGTGCGCACCCTGCTGTTCGGCTACTTCGGCCGCAAAATTTACCGTCCGGGGTTCCAGTTCTCGCTGGCATCGGTGTCGTCTAACCTGCGCTTCGGTGCCTGGCTGACTGCCGACAGCATCATCAACTACGTGAATACCAACCTCTCCACTCTGGTGCTGGCCCGTACCCTTGGTGCCAGCGTCGCCGGTGGCTTTAACCTCGCCTGGAACGTGGCGGTCGTCCCGCCGATGAAGCTCAACCCCATCATCACCCGGGTGCTGTTTCCGGCGTTTGCCAAAATTCAGGACGACACTGAAAAACTGCGGATCAACTTCTACAAGCTGCTGTCGGTGGTGGGGATCATTAACTTCCCGACCCTGCTGGGGCTGATGGTGGTCTCCGGCAATCTGGTGCCGCTGGTGTTTGGTGAAAAGTGGGTCAGCATTGTGCCGATCCTGCAGCTGCTGTGCGTGGTGGGGCTGCTGCGCGCGGTCGGTAACCCGATCGGTTCCCTGCTGATGGCCAAAGCCCGCGTCGATATCAGCTTCAAATTTAACGTCTTCAAGACATTCCTGTTTATTCCGGCGATCGTCATCGGCGGCCATCTGGCCGGGGCGATGGGGGTCACGCTGGGCTTCCTGCTGGTGCAGATTATCAACACCGTACTGAGCTACTTCGTGATGATTAAGCCGGTGCTGGGTTCCAGCTATCGCCAGTACATGCTCAGCCTGTGGCTACCGTTTTACCTGTCACTGCCGACGCTGGCGGTGAGCTATGGCCTGGGCCTTGCCCTTAACGGCCATCTGCCGCTGGCGGCGCTGGTGGCGGTGCAGGTCGCAGCCGGTGCGCTGGCCTTCGCGGTGATGATTGTGCTGTCGCGTAATGCGCTGGTGGTGGAAATAAAACGTCAGTTCTGCCGCAACGAAAAGATAAAAACGCTGCTTCGCGCAGGCTAA
- the wcaL gene encoding colanic acid biosynthesis glycosyltransferase WcaL: MKVGFFLLKFPLSSETFVLNQITAFIDMGYDVEIVALQKGDTQNTHAAWTQYDLASKTRWLQDEPQGKLAKLGYRARQTLRGLHRPGTWKALNVSRYGAESRNLILSAICGQTVRPWRADVFIAHFGPAGVTAAKLRELGVIEGKIATVFHGIDISSREVLAHYTPEYQRLFQRGDMMLPISDLWAGRLKNMGCPPEKITVSRMGVDMQRFTQRPVKSPGSPLQIISVARLTEKKGLHVAIEACRQLKARGVDFHYRILGIGPWERRLRTLIEQYELEAYVEMPGFKPSHQVKAMLDAADVFLLPSVTGKDGDMEGIPVALMEAMAVGIPVVSTVHSGIPELIEPGHSGWLVEENNPEALATQLERFAALDDHALSPVLHNARRKVETDFNQHLINRQLATLLQTL; the protein is encoded by the coding sequence ATGAAGGTTGGTTTCTTCTTACTGAAATTCCCGCTGTCGTCCGAAACTTTTGTGCTGAACCAGATCACCGCGTTTATTGATATGGGTTATGACGTGGAGATCGTCGCCCTGCAGAAGGGCGACACGCAAAATACCCACGCCGCCTGGACCCAGTACGACCTGGCCAGCAAAACCCGCTGGCTGCAGGATGAGCCGCAGGGCAAGCTGGCGAAGCTGGGCTACCGCGCCCGCCAGACCCTGCGTGGGCTGCATCGCCCGGGCACCTGGAAGGCGCTGAATGTTTCCCGCTATGGCGCCGAATCCCGCAACCTGATCCTCTCCGCCATCTGCGGCCAGACGGTACGGCCCTGGCGCGCGGATGTGTTTATCGCCCACTTCGGTCCGGCAGGCGTGACCGCGGCCAAGCTGCGTGAGCTGGGGGTTATCGAGGGGAAAATCGCCACCGTCTTCCACGGGATCGACATCTCCAGCCGGGAGGTGTTGGCGCACTACACCCCCGAGTATCAACGCCTGTTTCAGCGCGGCGACATGATGCTGCCGATAAGCGATCTCTGGGCCGGACGCCTGAAAAACATGGGCTGCCCGCCGGAGAAGATCACCGTCTCGCGCATGGGCGTGGATATGCAGCGCTTTACCCAACGTCCGGTGAAGAGCCCGGGCAGCCCGCTGCAGATTATCTCGGTGGCGCGCCTGACCGAGAAAAAAGGGCTCCACGTGGCGATTGAGGCCTGCCGCCAGCTGAAAGCGCGTGGAGTGGATTTTCACTATCGCATTCTCGGCATTGGCCCCTGGGAGCGCCGTCTGCGCACCCTGATCGAACAGTATGAGCTGGAGGCGTATGTCGAGATGCCGGGGTTCAAGCCCAGCCATCAAGTCAAAGCCATGCTCGATGCCGCCGATGTCTTCTTACTCCCGTCAGTCACCGGTAAGGATGGCGATATGGAAGGCATCCCGGTGGCGCTGATGGAGGCGATGGCGGTGGGGATCCCGGTGGTCTCCACGGTACACAGCGGCATCCCTGAACTGATCGAGCCCGGTCACTCCGGCTGGCTGGTGGAAGAGAACAACCCTGAGGCGCTGGCCACGCAGCTGGAGCGCTTCGCCGCGCTGGATGACCATGCGCTCTCGCCCGTGCTGCACAATGCGCGGCGGAAAGTGGAGACCGATTTTAATCAACACCTGATCAACCGGCAGTTAGCCACTCTGCTACAGACGCTTTAA